Proteins found in one Haloarcula litorea genomic segment:
- a CDS encoding saccharopine dehydrogenase family protein, producing MTTLIVGGYGSVGHTIAEELATSSEGPDSVVVAGRDGTKAKAVAAEYGEHVSGVAFDLQEMDAYGRVLEDVDQVVMCVDQSGTVFVEACLERGIDYIDVTASDEFFRKVEQLDDNAHDGGATAVLSVGLAPGVTNLLAKRMANQLSTVSEIRIGVLLSLGEAFGAAASRWTLERIGREFTIPAGAGSRSVRGFAIPEAIEFPRYGRRRAYSFDFADQHVLHRTLDVPAKTFLCFDSRAITSAAYGLSRLGLYRHAVDAIGLDRLTELVSTLSVGGDGFAVTVEVDGQQDSTAKTLMTAIDGREQSRVTGIVAATVAMTIHNTTVPDGVHHVHEILDAEPILDVLRERGYRLTNSERVRGTSETLTPTL from the coding sequence ATGACAACCCTGATCGTCGGAGGCTACGGGTCGGTCGGCCACACGATAGCAGAGGAACTAGCCACCTCATCCGAAGGACCGGATTCTGTGGTCGTCGCTGGCCGTGACGGAACGAAGGCGAAAGCCGTCGCGGCCGAGTACGGTGAACACGTCTCCGGTGTTGCATTCGACCTCCAAGAGATGGATGCGTACGGCCGTGTCCTCGAAGACGTCGATCAGGTCGTGATGTGTGTGGACCAGTCAGGAACGGTGTTCGTCGAGGCCTGTCTGGAGCGAGGCATCGACTACATCGACGTCACGGCCTCCGACGAGTTCTTCCGCAAGGTCGAACAGCTCGACGACAACGCCCATGATGGCGGCGCGACAGCGGTACTGAGCGTCGGGCTCGCGCCCGGCGTCACGAACCTGCTTGCGAAACGCATGGCTAACCAGCTGTCTACTGTTTCGGAGATCCGAATCGGGGTGCTCCTCAGTCTCGGGGAAGCGTTTGGGGCTGCGGCGAGTCGGTGGACGCTCGAGCGAATCGGTCGAGAGTTCACGATACCTGCTGGGGCTGGTAGCCGTTCAGTCCGTGGCTTTGCCATACCGGAGGCTATTGAATTTCCACGGTACGGTCGCCGCCGGGCCTACAGCTTCGACTTCGCGGACCAGCACGTCCTCCATCGAACGCTCGATGTGCCAGCGAAAACGTTCCTGTGTTTCGACTCGCGGGCGATCACGTCGGCGGCGTACGGCCTCTCGCGGCTCGGCTTGTACCGCCATGCCGTCGACGCGATCGGACTCGACCGATTGACGGAACTTGTCTCGACGCTCTCGGTCGGCGGGGATGGCTTCGCCGTGACGGTCGAGGTCGATGGCCAGCAAGATTCGACCGCGAAGACACTGATGACCGCAATCGATGGCCGAGAACAGAGTCGAGTGACCGGCATCGTCGCGGCAACCGTGGCGATGACCATTCACAATACGACGGTTCCCGACGGGGTTCACCACGTCCACGAGATTCTGGATGCCGAACCGATTCTCGACGTCCTGCGAGAACGGGGATACCGTCTCACGAACAGCGAGCGAGTTCGCGGAACGAGCGAGACACTCACTCCAACACTTTGA
- a CDS encoding succinylglutamate desuccinylase/aspartoacylase family protein gives MMTQPVSVGGRTIAPGEKEAFRFACSETYHGDTLEIPVTVINGTSDGPCVFLTAAVHGDELNGVKIIQEVAARYEPEDLHGALVCLHVLNVPGFLAQQRYIPIYDEDLNRSFPGNARSTMAKRLANTIYEEFISKCDLGLDFHTSTRNRTTMYHVRADMRDPDVERLARAFGTSVILDGEGSRGTLRSVACRDGIPTVTVEMGRAHRFQTAHLDRALHCVASVLAEHEVLPDHPVSWPGWTRVVARDGEKTWLRAETGGLVEMEWGPHPLVEEDEPLFTISDHFKNDIETIRAPSTGLVVGVLENAVAYPGHPLCHFVSVDEETADIIRDDIERGVFDVYREGGFLWPEPRWYAEHGQQPNGEHGGDSHDTT, from the coding sequence ATGATGACACAGCCAGTTTCCGTGGGTGGACGCACAATCGCGCCGGGGGAGAAGGAGGCATTCCGTTTCGCCTGTAGTGAGACGTATCACGGAGACACGCTCGAGATTCCGGTCACTGTGATCAATGGGACGTCGGACGGCCCGTGTGTCTTCCTGACTGCGGCCGTCCACGGCGACGAACTCAACGGCGTCAAGATCATCCAGGAGGTCGCAGCTCGCTACGAGCCCGAGGACCTCCACGGGGCGCTCGTCTGCCTTCACGTGTTGAACGTGCCAGGCTTTCTCGCTCAGCAGCGGTACATCCCCATCTACGACGAGGACCTTAATCGGTCGTTCCCCGGGAACGCCCGGAGCACGATGGCCAAACGGCTCGCGAACACGATCTACGAAGAGTTCATCTCGAAGTGCGATCTCGGACTCGACTTCCACACGTCGACGCGCAATCGGACGACGATGTACCACGTCCGCGCCGACATGCGCGACCCGGACGTTGAACGGCTCGCTCGGGCGTTCGGCACGAGCGTCATCCTCGACGGCGAGGGCTCACGTGGGACGCTCCGGAGTGTGGCCTGTCGGGATGGTATTCCGACGGTCACGGTCGAGATGGGACGCGCCCACCGGTTCCAGACGGCGCACCTCGACCGGGCACTCCACTGCGTCGCGAGCGTTCTCGCCGAACACGAGGTGCTCCCTGACCACCCAGTCTCCTGGCCCGGGTGGACCCGCGTGGTCGCCCGCGACGGTGAGAAGACGTGGCTTCGCGCCGAGACCGGCGGGCTCGTCGAGATGGAGTGGGGTCCGCACCCGCTCGTTGAGGAAGACGAGCCGCTGTTCACGATTTCAGACCACTTCAAGAACGACATCGAGACGATTCGAGCACCGTCGACTGGCCTCGTCGTCGGCGTTCTCGAAAATGCAGTAGCGTACCCGGGCCACCCGCTGTGTCACTTCGTGAGCGTCGACGAGGAAACTGCCGACATCATCCGGGACGACATCGAGCGAGGCGTTTTCGACGTCTACCGCGAGGGCGGATTCCTGTGGCCCGAACCGCGCTGGTACGCAGAACACGGCCAACAACCGAACGGTGAACACGGTGGTGATTCTCATGACACGACGTAA
- a CDS encoding heavy metal translocating P-type ATPase — protein sequence MSQRTSHIDIQGMSCANCSQTIADALGSLDGVSEANINFATDEGSVEYDPDEVSLGEIYDAIENAGYSPVTDSVTIAITDMSCANCSETVQDALERTPGVVTADVNFATDEAQVTFNPAEAELAEFYDAIEGAGYSPVREDSEGEDSSGGDAREAARQEEIRRQLRLTLFGAALSAPLLFFLVEKFLLGGGVLPETILGIEFGWVEFLLATPVQLVLGWPFYKNSYKALVKNGRANMDVLIALGSTTAYVYSVAVLLGAIAGGLYFDTAALILVFITLGNYLEARSKGQAGEALRKLLEMEAETATIIDEAGNEEEIPLEDVEVGDRMKVRPGEQIPTDGVVVDGQSAVDESMVTGESVPVEKSEGDEVVGSTINENGVLVVEATKVGKDTALQQIVQTVKEAQSRQPDIQNLADRISAYFVPAVIANAVLWGVVWFLFPEALAGFVDWLPLWGLVAGGPAVAGGGVSVFEFAVIVFASAVLIACPCALGLATPAATMVGTTLGAQHGVLFKGGDILERAKDVDTVVFDKTGTLTKGEMELTDVVVFDGDGQPVADGGEPAADGGQLTARDRLSEEDVLRLAATAESGSEHPLARAIVDGAENRGIDVADPDEFENVPGHGIKAMVGTSEVLVGNRKLLRDNGIDPTPAQDTMERLEEEGKTAMLVAYEGELVGVVADADTVKESAKDAVSQLQERGVDVMMITGDNERTARAVAEQVGIDPENVRAEVLPEDKSDAVEAIQDEGRKAMMVGDGVNDAPALAVAYVGTAIGSGTDVAIEAADVTLMRDDPVDVVKAIRISDATLAKIKQNLVWALGYNTAMIPLASLGLLQPVLAAGAMAFSSVSVLSNSLLFRRYTPDHDYKLLGRLR from the coding sequence ATGAGTCAGCGGACAAGCCACATCGATATCCAGGGGATGAGTTGCGCGAACTGTTCGCAAACCATCGCCGACGCGCTCGGGTCGCTCGACGGCGTCTCGGAGGCGAACATCAACTTCGCGACCGACGAGGGCTCGGTCGAGTACGATCCCGACGAGGTTTCGCTGGGAGAAATCTACGACGCCATCGAGAACGCGGGATATTCACCCGTGACCGACTCGGTGACGATCGCTATCACCGACATGTCGTGTGCGAACTGCTCGGAGACGGTGCAGGACGCCCTCGAACGGACGCCCGGCGTCGTCACCGCCGACGTGAACTTCGCCACTGACGAGGCACAGGTCACGTTCAACCCGGCTGAGGCGGAGCTCGCGGAGTTCTACGACGCCATCGAGGGCGCCGGCTACTCGCCCGTGCGAGAGGATAGTGAGGGCGAAGACAGCTCGGGTGGTGACGCCAGGGAAGCCGCTCGACAGGAAGAGATCCGGCGACAGCTGCGGCTGACGCTGTTCGGCGCGGCGCTGTCGGCACCGTTGCTGTTCTTCCTCGTCGAGAAGTTCCTGCTCGGCGGGGGCGTCCTTCCGGAGACGATTCTCGGTATCGAGTTCGGCTGGGTGGAGTTCCTGCTGGCGACGCCGGTTCAGCTGGTGCTCGGCTGGCCGTTCTACAAGAACTCCTACAAGGCACTCGTCAAGAACGGCCGCGCCAACATGGACGTGCTCATCGCGTTGGGCTCGACCACCGCGTACGTCTACTCTGTCGCGGTGCTGCTCGGCGCAATTGCCGGCGGGCTGTACTTCGACACGGCGGCGCTCATCCTCGTGTTCATCACGCTCGGGAACTACCTCGAAGCCCGTTCGAAGGGACAGGCCGGCGAGGCGCTGCGCAAGCTCCTGGAGATGGAGGCCGAGACGGCCACCATCATCGACGAGGCGGGCAACGAGGAGGAGATCCCGCTCGAAGACGTCGAGGTGGGCGACCGGATGAAGGTCCGGCCCGGCGAGCAGATTCCGACCGACGGCGTCGTCGTCGACGGTCAGAGCGCGGTCGACGAATCGATGGTGACCGGCGAATCCGTTCCCGTCGAGAAGAGCGAGGGCGACGAGGTCGTCGGTTCGACCATCAACGAGAACGGCGTCCTCGTGGTTGAAGCGACGAAGGTCGGGAAGGACACGGCGCTACAGCAGATCGTCCAGACGGTCAAGGAGGCCCAGTCCCGCCAGCCCGACATCCAGAACCTCGCCGACCGCATCAGCGCGTACTTCGTGCCCGCAGTCATCGCGAACGCCGTGCTGTGGGGCGTCGTCTGGTTCCTGTTTCCCGAAGCGCTCGCCGGGTTCGTCGACTGGCTCCCGCTGTGGGGTCTCGTCGCTGGTGGCCCCGCAGTCGCTGGCGGCGGCGTCTCGGTCTTCGAGTTCGCCGTCATCGTATTCGCCTCCGCAGTCCTCATCGCCTGTCCCTGTGCGCTGGGGCTGGCGACGCCCGCCGCGACGATGGTCGGGACGACGCTCGGCGCGCAGCACGGCGTCCTGTTCAAGGGCGGTGACATCCTCGAACGCGCGAAGGACGTGGACACGGTCGTCTTCGACAAAACAGGGACGCTCACCAAGGGCGAAATGGAACTGACCGACGTCGTCGTCTTTGACGGTGACGGCCAGCCCGTCGCGGACGGTGGAGAGCCGGCCGCTGACGGAGGTCAGCTAACGGCGCGTGACCGGCTTAGCGAGGAGGACGTGCTGCGCCTCGCAGCCACCGCCGAGAGCGGGAGCGAGCACCCGCTCGCCCGCGCCATCGTCGACGGTGCGGAGAACCGCGGTATCGACGTGGCCGACCCCGACGAGTTCGAGAACGTTCCCGGTCACGGCATCAAAGCGATGGTTGGCACCAGCGAAGTCCTGGTCGGCAACCGGAAGCTGCTCCGGGACAACGGGATCGATCCCACCCCCGCCCAGGATACCATGGAACGCCTCGAAGAGGAGGGGAAGACGGCGATGCTCGTCGCCTACGAGGGTGAACTCGTGGGGGTGGTCGCGGACGCCGACACGGTCAAGGAGAGCGCGAAGGACGCCGTGAGCCAACTGCAGGAGCGCGGCGTCGACGTGATGATGATCACGGGCGACAACGAGCGCACCGCTCGTGCGGTGGCCGAGCAGGTGGGCATCGACCCGGAGAACGTCCGCGCGGAGGTCCTCCCCGAGGACAAGTCCGACGCCGTCGAGGCCATTCAGGACGAGGGCCGGAAGGCGATGATGGTGGGCGACGGGGTCAACGACGCCCCCGCGCTCGCCGTCGCGTACGTCGGGACGGCCATCGGCTCCGGGACCGACGTCGCCATCGAGGCCGCGGACGTCACCCTGATGCGCGACGACCCGGTCGACGTGGTGAAGGCCATCCGCATCTCGGACGCGACGCTGGCGAAGATCAAGCAGAACCTCGTCTGGGCGCTGGGCTACAACACCGCGATGATTCCGCTCGCCTCGCTGGGACTGCTCCAGCCGGTGCTGGCGGCCGGCGCGATGGCGTTCTCCAGCGTGTCAGTGCTGTCGAACAGCCTGCTGTTCCGCCGATACACCCCCGACCACGACTACAAGCTCCTCGGTCGCCTCCGCTGA
- a CDS encoding copper-translocating P-type ATPase, with product MSNHSTHDHSEASPPEAQSEETVYCCRICQLEADGGRRATADSSEHTGHGRPSESAPESEQTDEHAHHEHETASGHSHAKHEHGHIEEGEHDHDTHDHGGHGHEGGHEDHKAHTDHSGHEQMFRRRFWVSLVLSIPVIFFSEFIQGVFGYTAPTFPGSVWITPVLSVIVFAYGGLPFLSMARTELQNREPGMMMLISLAITVAFVYSIASLFLEGTTPFFWELVTLIDIMLLGHWMEMRSVRQASGALDELAKLMPDTAERVTESGDTEEVPVTELSEDDVVLVRPGASVPADGEVAEGESSVDESMITGESRPVDKEPGSEVVAGTVNQDGSLRVRVTKTGDETTLAGIMRLVDEAQKSKSRTQLLADRAAGWLFYIALGVAAITAVAWVVAVGFNIGVLERVVTVLVIACPHALGLAVPLVVAINTSTAAQNGMLIRDRIAMEEARNLDTVMFDKTGTLTKGEQGVVGIQTAGEWDEERALEIAAGVEGDSEHMIARAIRTAAEERGVQRASVSNFENLRGLGVRAVADGDTVHLGGPNLIEKLGIERSDEIVSFAEDAGSNAQTVIYLIRDESEVVAAFALADVIREESRQAIEALHGMGIEVAMLTGDSEDVARAVSEELGIDQYFAEVLPEEKDTKVEQLQSEGKLVAMVGDGVNDAPALTRADVGIAIGSGTDVAIESGDIILVDNNPLDVVRLVRLSKASYRKMQENLVWATGYNVVALPLAAGILAPIGILLSPAIGAVFMSLSTIIVAINARRLRGVDLSA from the coding sequence ATGAGTAACCATTCAACCCACGACCATTCCGAGGCATCTCCGCCGGAGGCTCAATCCGAGGAGACCGTCTACTGCTGCCGTATTTGCCAGTTAGAAGCAGACGGCGGACGGCGAGCGACCGCTGACTCATCCGAACATACAGGCCACGGTCGGCCCAGCGAGAGCGCCCCAGAGTCTGAACAGACAGACGAACACGCTCACCACGAGCACGAGACCGCGTCCGGGCACAGTCACGCCAAACATGAACACGGTCACATTGAGGAGGGCGAGCACGACCACGACACCCACGATCACGGTGGGCACGGCCACGAAGGCGGACACGAGGATCACAAGGCCCACACCGACCATTCGGGGCACGAACAGATGTTTCGGCGGCGGTTCTGGGTGTCGCTCGTCCTCTCGATCCCGGTCATCTTCTTCAGCGAATTCATCCAGGGCGTCTTCGGCTACACGGCACCGACGTTCCCCGGGAGCGTCTGGATCACGCCCGTCCTCTCGGTGATCGTCTTCGCGTACGGTGGTCTGCCGTTCCTCTCGATGGCCCGGACGGAACTCCAAAACCGCGAGCCGGGGATGATGATGCTCATCTCGCTGGCGATCACCGTCGCGTTCGTCTACTCGATCGCCAGCCTGTTCCTCGAGGGGACGACGCCGTTCTTCTGGGAACTGGTCACGCTGATCGACATCATGCTGCTGGGCCACTGGATGGAGATGCGCTCGGTCCGGCAGGCCTCGGGCGCGCTCGACGAACTGGCGAAACTGATGCCTGACACCGCCGAGCGCGTTACCGAGAGTGGGGATACTGAGGAAGTCCCGGTCACCGAACTCTCAGAGGACGACGTGGTGCTCGTCCGTCCCGGTGCTTCCGTTCCCGCAGACGGCGAAGTTGCCGAGGGCGAGTCCTCGGTCGACGAGTCGATGATTACGGGCGAGTCCCGGCCCGTGGACAAAGAGCCTGGATCCGAAGTGGTCGCTGGCACGGTCAACCAGGACGGGAGCCTACGGGTTCGGGTGACGAAGACCGGCGACGAGACGACCCTCGCAGGCATCATGCGCTTGGTCGACGAGGCCCAGAAGTCGAAGTCCCGCACGCAGTTGCTCGCCGACCGCGCAGCTGGGTGGCTGTTCTACATCGCACTCGGGGTCGCCGCAATCACGGCCGTCGCGTGGGTCGTCGCGGTCGGATTCAACATCGGCGTCCTCGAACGCGTCGTCACGGTTCTCGTTATTGCCTGTCCCCACGCACTCGGCCTCGCGGTCCCGCTCGTCGTCGCTATCAACACCTCCACCGCGGCCCAGAATGGGATGCTCATACGCGACCGCATCGCCATGGAAGAGGCCCGCAACCTCGATACGGTGATGTTCGACAAGACCGGGACGCTCACGAAGGGCGAGCAGGGTGTCGTCGGCATCCAGACTGCAGGTGAGTGGGACGAAGAGCGAGCGCTCGAGATCGCCGCCGGCGTCGAGGGCGACTCCGAGCACATGATCGCTCGTGCCATCCGGACCGCCGCCGAGGAACGCGGTGTCCAGCGAGCGAGCGTCTCGAACTTCGAGAACCTCCGCGGGCTCGGTGTCCGGGCCGTCGCTGACGGTGACACAGTCCACCTCGGCGGGCCGAACCTGATCGAGAAACTCGGTATCGAGCGATCCGACGAGATCGTCTCCTTCGCCGAGGACGCTGGGTCGAACGCTCAGACCGTAATTTACCTCATCCGAGACGAGTCCGAGGTCGTGGCGGCGTTCGCCCTCGCGGACGTGATTCGTGAGGAGAGCCGACAGGCCATCGAGGCCCTCCACGGGATGGGCATCGAGGTGGCGATGCTGACGGGTGACTCCGAAGACGTCGCCCGCGCGGTCTCCGAAGAACTCGGTATCGACCAGTACTTCGCCGAAGTGCTGCCCGAGGAAAAAGACACCAAAGTGGAGCAGCTCCAGTCGGAGGGAAAACTCGTCGCGATGGTCGGCGACGGCGTCAACGACGCCCCCGCCCTGACGAGAGCCGATGTCGGTATCGCCATCGGATCGGGTACCGACGTCGCGATCGAGTCGGGCGACATCATCCTCGTCGACAACAACCCGCTCGATGTCGTTCGCCTCGTCCGTCTGTCGAAGGCGAGCTACCGGAAGATGCAGGAGAACCTCGTGTGGGCGACCGGCTACAACGTCGTCGCGCTCCCACTCGCCGCCGGGATACTTGCACCCATCGGCATCCTGCTGTCGCCAGCGATTGGTGCGGTGTTCATGTCGTTGTCGACGATTATCGTCGCGATCAACGCCCGCCGACTCAGAGGGGTCGATCTCTCTGCATGA
- a CDS encoding S16 family serine protease has protein sequence MASNDRTATGLPSDRESDVVGRIEDELLSRRGFLTGLGIGSVGGAGAILGLTRSRRGVQSLATLAGGATLPAEVQYYLPAVDPSHGGLIIPVTFSFSTGDGELFVDLENLEVRHDLQLALREAAETATRVTEGSLADTAVHVTFETPSSDVLTLRGKSWEAGLTVALIAGLRRQSLSRKTLITGVVDGEGTLLPVGGIEGKARAARAFGATELIVPDGGSSDVSVRGIRVVTAASIEDALERIL, from the coding sequence ATGGCTTCCAACGACCGCACCGCGACTGGTCTCCCGTCCGATAGGGAGAGCGATGTCGTCGGTCGTATCGAGGACGAACTCCTGTCACGGCGAGGATTCCTGACTGGACTCGGTATCGGAAGTGTCGGAGGCGCTGGTGCTATTCTTGGCCTCACACGTTCCCGCAGAGGGGTTCAATCGCTGGCGACACTCGCAGGTGGTGCGACGCTTCCTGCGGAGGTACAGTATTATCTCCCGGCAGTCGATCCGTCTCACGGCGGTCTCATTATTCCTGTCACGTTTTCGTTTTCGACTGGGGATGGAGAGTTGTTCGTCGACCTCGAGAATCTCGAGGTTCGTCACGACCTCCAGCTCGCGCTCCGTGAGGCAGCCGAAACGGCGACCAGAGTCACAGAGGGGAGCCTCGCAGACACAGCTGTCCATGTGACGTTCGAGACGCCGTCCAGCGACGTCCTCACACTCCGGGGGAAAAGCTGGGAGGCGGGGCTCACCGTCGCGTTGATTGCGGGTCTCCGTCGGCAGTCCCTCTCTCGGAAGACACTCATCACGGGCGTCGTCGACGGCGAAGGGACACTGCTGCCAGTCGGGGGAATCGAAGGGAAAGCCCGGGCAGCACGAGCGTTCGGAGCGACGGAACTGATCGTCCCCGATGGCGGTTCTTCTGACGTGTCGGTTCGGGGGATTCGTGTCGTCACGGCCGCGTCGATCGAGGATGCACTCGAGCGTATTCTGTGA
- a CDS encoding SRPBCC family protein, with translation MIGESPVDPSFLRIEHATASIEIQSEPQAFFDAFTRFAQYDQWAPEVQGSAHWLTVEEAGPGSKFIAYDKPGTTHLAHYGEVVDVDRPTYFAWRAPFSEWQRAYLGTILDIDETKQETTTVTETLYFDVREEHLPVLAGFTDTASLHQERIETFLETRLTGLDALLQEDDIPEDERSFLFTEDRMVAADWAGRISDGEWVRVLYADGEVDFDAPANEVFNAFSRFARYADWTRDIHVGCEWLDVKEGGVGSRFLIWEKPGDRHVMHYGVVTECEQNRRFTWRAPFAEWGKVFLGTSLQLTPRADGGTTAYHVLYVDLPVEYLPVFGGFGTLPGFDIEFETFHIYEEADGFQRLMENDEFTEEDTSYLFDEDRQYAHDWPMQEGRPWPDQALTLEPDRTISYEELLVELSEVFADALPSPKFTREYRDLKRLWAHADQEDE, from the coding sequence GTGATCGGTGAAAGCCCGGTTGATCCGTCGTTCCTTCGAATCGAGCACGCGACAGCGAGCATCGAAATTCAATCAGAGCCGCAAGCCTTCTTCGACGCGTTCACCCGGTTTGCGCAGTACGATCAGTGGGCACCCGAGGTACAGGGCTCTGCTCACTGGCTGACCGTCGAGGAAGCGGGACCGGGGTCGAAGTTCATCGCCTACGACAAGCCGGGGACTACTCACCTCGCACACTACGGCGAAGTCGTCGATGTAGATCGCCCCACTTACTTCGCGTGGCGAGCACCGTTCAGCGAGTGGCAGCGAGCCTATCTCGGGACGATACTCGATATCGACGAGACGAAACAGGAGACAACGACGGTCACCGAGACGTTATACTTTGACGTAAGAGAGGAGCACCTCCCCGTTCTCGCCGGCTTCACCGACACGGCGAGTCTCCATCAGGAACGCATCGAAACGTTCCTCGAGACGCGACTCACGGGCCTCGATGCACTCCTCCAGGAAGACGACATCCCGGAGGACGAACGGTCGTTCCTCTTCACAGAAGACCGTATGGTGGCCGCAGATTGGGCCGGCCGGATTTCGGACGGCGAGTGGGTTCGCGTGCTTTACGCTGACGGTGAGGTTGACTTCGACGCCCCCGCAAACGAGGTGTTCAACGCCTTCTCCCGATTCGCACGCTACGCTGACTGGACGCGCGATATTCACGTCGGCTGCGAGTGGCTCGACGTGAAGGAAGGCGGCGTTGGCTCTCGATTCCTCATCTGGGAAAAACCCGGTGACCGTCACGTGATGCACTACGGGGTGGTGACCGAATGTGAGCAGAATCGGCGGTTCACCTGGCGGGCACCATTCGCTGAATGGGGGAAGGTCTTCCTTGGGACCTCGCTTCAGCTAACGCCACGTGCAGACGGCGGAACGACGGCGTACCACGTCCTCTACGTCGATCTTCCAGTCGAGTATCTCCCGGTCTTCGGTGGCTTCGGCACGCTTCCGGGATTCGACATCGAGTTCGAGACCTTCCACATCTACGAGGAAGCCGATGGATTCCAACGGCTCATGGAAAACGACGAGTTCACCGAGGAGGACACCTCGTACCTGTTCGACGAAGATCGCCAGTACGCCCATGACTGGCCCATGCAGGAGGGGCGTCCGTGGCCCGACCAGGCGCTCACGCTCGAACCGGACCGAACGATCTCCTACGAGGAGCTGCTCGTCGAGCTGTCGGAAGTCTTCGCCGACGCACTCCCATCGCCGAAGTTCACGCGCGAGTATCGCGACCTGAAGCGGCTCTGGGCCCACGCCGACCAGGAGGACGAATAA
- a CDS encoding heavy-metal-associated domain-containing protein, producing the protein MTTTITVEGMTCGHCEQTVEEALRDVSGVTGATADRDAEQASVEGDADTTALVQAVEDAGYTAHA; encoded by the coding sequence ATGACGACAACCATCACTGTTGAGGGAATGACCTGCGGCCACTGTGAACAGACGGTCGAAGAGGCGCTTCGGGATGTCTCCGGCGTGACTGGCGCCACCGCCGATCGGGACGCCGAGCAGGCGAGCGTCGAGGGCGACGCAGACACCACGGCGCTCGTGCAGGCCGTCGAGGACGCCGGATACACCGCCCACGCCTGA
- a CDS encoding AsnC family transcriptional regulator has protein sequence MRDLDETDLEILQLLMANARRPYSDIADVVGLSAPAVSDRVARLQDMGVINRFTLAVDRSQLRSGIPVLITLKVASTGPEVPSGKESLLEEGAVEHVFTTAEADLVVFARVPDNDIASWLSDTLEEGTVDDFGVTLLAAADWSPDLGGTEFALTCAQCGNTVDSEGTATRIGGELYQFCCPSCEARFEEKYDQLQQGAD, from the coding sequence ATGCGCGACCTCGACGAAACTGATCTCGAAATCCTGCAGCTACTGATGGCGAACGCTCGACGACCGTACAGCGACATCGCAGATGTCGTCGGCCTCTCGGCACCGGCCGTGTCAGATCGGGTCGCGAGATTACAGGACATGGGCGTCATCAATCGATTCACACTCGCCGTCGACCGTTCGCAACTCCGGTCCGGGATTCCAGTGCTGATTACGCTCAAGGTTGCCTCGACTGGTCCAGAGGTACCGTCAGGCAAAGAGTCCCTTCTGGAGGAGGGTGCGGTCGAGCACGTGTTTACGACGGCCGAAGCAGACCTCGTCGTCTTCGCCAGAGTTCCAGACAACGACATCGCGAGCTGGCTCTCCGACACCCTCGAGGAGGGAACGGTCGACGACTTCGGGGTAACGCTTCTGGCAGCCGCCGACTGGTCGCCCGACCTGGGCGGGACGGAGTTCGCACTCACCTGTGCCCAGTGTGGAAATACGGTCGACAGCGAGGGAACGGCGACCCGAATCGGTGGGGAGCTATACCAGTTCTGTTGTCCGTCGTGCGAGGCTCGATTCGAGGAGAAATACGATCAACTGCAACAGGGCGCGGATTGA